From the genome of Globicephala melas chromosome 16, mGloMel1.2, whole genome shotgun sequence, one region includes:
- the TMEM72 gene encoding transmembrane protein 72 isoform X3, giving the protein MLIITGLAYFLLSKRKKRKAAAEVLAPPEQYTDPSGSAVSTTGSGDTEQTYTFHGALKEGPGSLFIHMKSILKGTRKPNALQHPDALMELTLEPADPLAKKKQVHFEDSTVRMIPDLTEDLNDGDSEPEEVTSDTAPIIPPPEAPLFLSSLAGTSLF; this is encoded by the coding sequence ATGCTCATCATCACTGGCCTGGCCTACTTCCTGCTGAGCAAGcggaaaaagagaaaagctgcCGCAGAGGTGCTGGCCCCCCCAGAGCAGTACACGGACCCCTCTGGCAGCGCCGTGAGCACCACCGGCTCTGGGGACACCGAGCAAACGTACACCTTCCATGGGGCCCTCAAGGAGGGGCCTGGCTCCCTCTTCATCCACATGAAGAGCATCCTGAAAGGGACCAGGAAGCCCAACGCCCTCCAGCACCCAGATGCCCTGATGGAGCTGACTCTGGAGCCAGCTGACCCACTGGCCAAGAAGAAGCAGGTGCACTTTGAGGACAGTACGGTCAGAATGATCCCGGACCTGACCGAAGACCTGAACGATGGGGACAGCGAGCCAGAGGAGGTCACCTCTGATACCGCCCCCATCATCCCTCCCCCCGAGGCCCCACTCTTCCTATCTTCCCTCGCGGGCACCAGCCTCTTCTGA